One Myotis daubentonii chromosome 3, mMyoDau2.1, whole genome shotgun sequence genomic window carries:
- the P2RY12 gene encoding P2Y purinoceptor 12 codes for MDNFTSPPGNGSLCTRDYHITQVLFPLLYTVLFFTGLITNSLAMRIFFQIRSKSNFIIFLKNTVISDLLMILTFPFKILSDAKLGTGPLRVFVCQVTSVIFYFTMYISISFLGLITIDRYQKTTRPFKTSSPNNLLGAKILSVVIWAFMFLLSLPNMILTNRRPRDKNVKKCSFLKSEFGLVWHEIVNYICQIIFWINFLIVIVCYTLITKELYRSYVRTRGTGKVHKKKVNIKVFIIIAVFFICFVPFHFARIPYTLSQTRDVFNCSAENTLFYVKESTLWLTSLNACLDPFIYFFLCKSFKNSLMSMLKCTNSATSPHENRGKGQDGRDPSEETPI; via the coding sequence ATGGACAACTTCACCTCTCCCCCGGGGAATGGCAGCCTGTGCACCAGGGACTACCACATCACCCAGGTCCTCTTCCCGCTCCTCTACACTGTCCTGTTTTTCACTGGACTCATCACAAATAGCCTGGCAATGAGGATTTTCTTTCAAATCCGCAGTAAAtccaactttattatttttcttaagaacACAGTCATTTCCGATCTTCTCATGATTCTGACTTTTCCATTCAAAATCCTCAGTGATGCCAAACTGGGAACAGGACCACTGAGAGTGTTCGTGTGCCAAGTGACCTCTGTCATATTTTACTTCACAATGtatatcagtatttcattcctaGGGCTGATAACTATCGATCGCTACCAGAAGACCACCAGGCCATTTAAAACATCCAGCCCCAACAACCTCCTGGGGGCTAAGATTCTCTCTGTTGTCATCTGGGCATTCATGTTCTTACTCTCTTTGCCTAACATGATCCTAACCAACAGGAGGCCAAGAGACAAGAATGTGAAGAAATGCTCTTTCCTCAAATCAGAGTTTGGTTTGGTCTGGCATGAAATAGTCAATTATATCTGTCAAATCATTTTCtggattaattttttaattgtcatTGTATGTTATACACTCATTACAAAAGAACTATACAGGTCATATGTAAGAACAAGGGGTACTGGCAAAGTTCACAAGAAAAAGGTGAACATCAAAGTTTTCATTATCAttgctgtattttttatttgttttgttcccTTCCATTTTGCCCGGATTCCTTACACCCTGAGCCAGACCCGGGATGTCTTTAACTGCTCTGCGGAGAATACTCTGTTCTATGTGAAGGAGAGCACGCTCTGGTTAACTTCCTTAAATGCATGCCTGGATCCATTCATCTACTTTTTTCTTTGCAAGTCCTTCAAAAATTCCTTGATGAGTATGCTGAAGTGCACCAATTCTGCAACATCTCCCCACGAAAACAGGGGGAAAGGTCAGGATGGTAGGGACCCAAGCGAAGAGACTCCAATATAA